The proteins below are encoded in one region of Sphingobium yanoikuyae:
- a CDS encoding murein L,D-transpeptidase catalytic domain family protein has translation MNPDRRRFLLSASVLVAGAVGTARASAPGPMRALKPMVPAQPIAPVTTPTPPALVKPALFAQARAALERHPQIVNRHRMALVDFAAPSSEPRLHIVNLLDGTTTSYLVAHGSGSDPDHSGWLERFSNAPGSNASCSGAFLTADPYVGKHGPSQRLQGLDPTNDNAMSRAIVLHGAWYAEPTLAGARGKLGRSQGCFAVGDSVRSQVMAQLGRGSLIYAAKLVV, from the coding sequence ATGAACCCCGATCGTCGCCGTTTTCTCCTCTCCGCTTCCGTTCTGGTCGCGGGCGCTGTTGGCACCGCGCGTGCCTCCGCGCCGGGGCCGATGCGCGCGCTGAAACCCATGGTGCCGGCCCAGCCGATCGCGCCGGTCACCACGCCGACCCCGCCGGCGCTGGTGAAGCCCGCTTTGTTTGCACAGGCCCGCGCGGCGCTGGAACGGCATCCGCAGATCGTCAATCGGCACCGCATGGCGCTGGTCGATTTTGCTGCGCCCTCGTCGGAGCCGCGGCTGCATATCGTCAACCTGCTGGATGGCACCACCACCTCCTATCTGGTGGCGCATGGCAGCGGATCGGACCCGGATCATAGCGGCTGGTTGGAGCGCTTTTCCAATGCGCCCGGTTCCAACGCCTCCTGTTCGGGCGCGTTTCTGACGGCCGATCCCTATGTCGGGAAACATGGCCCGTCGCAGCGCTTGCAGGGGCTCGATCCGACCAACGACAATGCGATGAGCCGGGCGATCGTGCTGCATGGTGCCTGGTATGCCGAACCCACGCTGGCCGGTGCGCGCGGCAAGCTGGGGCGCAGCCAGGGCTGTTTCGCGGTCGGCGACAGCGTTCGATCGCAGGTCATGGCCCAGTTGGGCCGGGGCAGCCTGATCTACGCGGCCAAGCTGGTCGTCTGA
- a CDS encoding helix-turn-helix transcriptional regulator, which yields MAGTRLSNGIYREAVATIVRRIQKAHGLSDSQLAERIGCSAGTVKNARNEASNLDAVTLANIEQVFGPGAIDPYLALADVRAVPLAAPVSVERLHPTLAIVEALHRIIEKQMPDSEGGTRITSHELLTILSELREARGVFDALIMIADPAIDSGEIRFRDKGRKRLAVVHSQGGTITRADIMHSEDED from the coding sequence ATGGCCGGAACGCGGCTATCGAACGGCATCTATCGGGAAGCGGTCGCCACCATCGTGCGGCGCATCCAGAAGGCCCATGGCCTGTCCGACAGCCAGCTGGCGGAGCGGATCGGTTGTTCGGCCGGCACGGTCAAGAATGCGCGCAACGAGGCGAGCAACCTGGACGCCGTGACCCTTGCCAATATCGAGCAGGTTTTCGGCCCCGGCGCGATCGACCCCTATCTGGCGCTGGCCGATGTTCGCGCCGTGCCGCTGGCCGCGCCCGTCTCGGTCGAGCGGCTGCACCCAACGCTGGCGATCGTCGAGGCGCTGCACCGGATCATCGAGAAACAGATGCCCGACAGCGAAGGGGGCACCCGCATCACCTCGCACGAACTGCTGACGATCCTGAGCGAATTGCGCGAGGCGCGCGGCGTGTTCGACGCCCTCATCATGATCGCCGATCCCGCGATCGACAGCGGCGAGATCCGCTTCCGCGACAAGGGGCGCAAGCGGCTGGCCGTGGTCCACAGCCAGGGCGGCACCATCACCCGCGCCGACATCATGCACAGCGAGGACGAGGACTGA
- a CDS encoding DNA-3-methyladenine glycosylase family protein, whose translation MVSTAEELRVSLDFIAAAEPAFGAAIASVGYPVPRVREPGYETLLRTIVGQQVSVASAAAVWRKLEAELGVGCTPEALLARDFDTLRACGLSRQKQGYARSLAELVVDGTLDLHALPADDEAAIAQLVQIKGIGRWSAEIYLLFAEGRPDIWPAGDLAVQIAVGRILGLGERPSEKLTRDLAEAWRPHRGAAAIMAWHHYNKGQDMLQS comes from the coding sequence ATGGTAAGCACGGCGGAAGAATTGCGCGTCAGCCTGGACTTCATCGCTGCGGCGGAGCCGGCATTCGGCGCGGCGATCGCCAGCGTCGGCTATCCGGTGCCGCGCGTGCGCGAGCCGGGATATGAGACGTTGCTGCGCACCATCGTCGGCCAGCAGGTCAGCGTCGCCTCCGCCGCGGCGGTCTGGCGCAAGCTGGAGGCGGAGCTGGGCGTGGGCTGCACACCCGAAGCGCTGCTGGCGCGCGATTTCGATACGTTGCGCGCCTGTGGCCTGTCGCGGCAGAAGCAGGGCTATGCCCGCAGCCTGGCCGAACTTGTGGTGGACGGCACGCTGGACCTCCACGCCCTGCCCGCCGACGATGAGGCCGCGATCGCGCAACTGGTGCAGATCAAGGGGATCGGCCGCTGGTCGGCGGAAATCTATCTGCTGTTCGCCGAAGGCCGCCCCGACATCTGGCCGGCCGGCGACCTGGCGGTGCAGATCGCGGTCGGGCGGATATTAGGCCTTGGCGAGCGGCCGAGCGAGAAGCTGACCCGCGACCTTGCCGAAGCCTGGCGGCCGCATCGCGGCGCCGCCGCGATCATGGCCTGGCACCATTATAATAAAGGGCAGGACATGCTGCAGAGCTGA
- a CDS encoding oligogalacturonate lyase family protein gives MKTMMIGLMAALTVSAATPALAKPVAEWVDQTTGHRVLRLTDTPGSASLYFHQNSYTPQGDKMVISTPDGISVLTLADWSIRPLVKGKDIQLLFTGRKTRTAYYASHKRDDGAGATTLYAADIDSGKVRKIATVDRGSIGSINADETLLLGQWAASDKPLQPDGTQKRAAPEIKQQFGQANYAANGPDGKPLSFAEAKEVRLNERLEARIPMEIFTIDIRTGERKVVVASTDWLNHIQFSPTDPGLIMYCHEGPWHKVDRIWTIRTDGSGQQLVHKRSMNMEIAGHEFFSPDGKWIWYDLQTPRGEVFWLAGYELATGHRQWFKVDRNQWSVHYNQAPDLQHFSGDGGDSEMVAHAPDGKYLYLFTPQAIPDVAGIHADNAADLIAPGTFGVEKIVDMRKHDYRLEPNITFTPDGKWMIFRSNMDGAPQIYAAEIAKTAH, from the coding sequence ATGAAGACGATGATGATTGGCCTGATGGCGGCGCTGACCGTAAGCGCGGCGACCCCGGCGCTGGCCAAGCCCGTGGCCGAATGGGTCGACCAGACCACCGGCCACCGCGTTCTGCGGCTGACCGATACGCCGGGCAGCGCCAGCCTCTATTTCCACCAGAACAGCTATACGCCGCAGGGCGACAAGATGGTGATCTCCACCCCCGACGGCATTTCGGTGCTGACGCTGGCCGACTGGAGCATCAGGCCGCTGGTCAAGGGCAAGGATATCCAGCTGCTCTTCACCGGGCGCAAGACGCGCACCGCCTATTATGCCAGCCACAAGCGCGACGATGGTGCGGGGGCCACGACCCTCTATGCCGCCGACATCGACAGCGGCAAGGTCCGCAAGATCGCGACCGTCGATCGCGGATCGATCGGCTCGATCAATGCGGACGAGACGCTGCTGCTCGGTCAATGGGCGGCAAGCGACAAGCCGCTCCAGCCTGACGGCACCCAGAAGCGCGCCGCGCCGGAGATCAAGCAGCAGTTCGGCCAGGCTAATTATGCCGCCAACGGTCCGGACGGAAAGCCGCTCAGCTTTGCCGAGGCGAAGGAAGTGCGCCTCAATGAACGGCTGGAGGCGCGCATCCCGATGGAGATATTCACCATCGACATCCGCACCGGGGAGCGAAAGGTGGTGGTCGCCTCGACCGATTGGCTGAACCATATCCAGTTCTCGCCGACCGACCCAGGCCTCATCATGTATTGCCATGAAGGCCCCTGGCACAAGGTCGACCGGATCTGGACGATCCGCACCGACGGCAGCGGCCAGCAACTGGTCCACAAGCGCAGCATGAACATGGAAATCGCCGGCCACGAGTTCTTCTCGCCCGACGGCAAGTGGATCTGGTATGATCTCCAGACGCCGCGTGGCGAGGTGTTCTGGCTCGCCGGCTATGAATTGGCGACCGGGCATCGCCAATGGTTCAAGGTCGACCGCAACCAATGGTCGGTCCATTACAACCAGGCGCCCGACCTCCAGCATTTCTCCGGCGACGGCGGCGACAGCGAAATGGTCGCCCATGCTCCCGACGGCAAATATCTCTATCTCTTCACGCCCCAGGCCATTCCCGATGTCGCCGGCATCCATGCCGACAATGCCGCCGACCTGATCGCGCCGGGCACCTTCGGCGTCGAGAAGATCGTCGACATGCGCAAGCATGACTATCGGCTGGAGCCGAACATCACCTTCACGCCCGACGGCAAATGGATGATCTTCCGCTCCAACATGGACGGCGCGCCGCAAATCTACGCGGCGGAGATTGCCAAGACGGCGCACTGA
- a CDS encoding YidH family protein, producing the protein MAESQETRGAPIRPARNVGEPVPPIPSVDMSDPEGASTAYSHFRTGLSRHRTGLSEHRTDLSEYRTDLSGHRTEMSMRRTGMSFQRTRMSADRTLMSEMRTALSLIGFGFTINQAFQKMQDAGSIQNVNAPRNFGVALLVFGIVLLAGGIVRHVQFATELRDRRKIMTEDGLIHSDSRFPISVTLVIALCLLALALAAVLGIVFNIALLG; encoded by the coding sequence ATGGCCGAATCGCAGGAAACCAGGGGCGCGCCCATCCGCCCGGCCCGCAATGTGGGCGAGCCCGTGCCGCCCATTCCGTCGGTCGACATGAGCGATCCCGAAGGGGCATCGACCGCCTATTCGCATTTCCGCACTGGCCTGTCGCGCCATCGCACGGGCCTGTCGGAACATCGCACCGACCTGTCCGAATATCGCACCGACCTTTCCGGGCATCGCACCGAAATGTCGATGCGCCGGACCGGCATGTCGTTCCAGCGGACCCGGATGAGCGCGGACCGGACCCTGATGTCGGAAATGCGCACCGCGCTGTCGCTGATCGGCTTCGGCTTCACCATCAACCAGGCATTCCAGAAGATGCAGGACGCGGGCAGCATCCAGAATGTCAACGCGCCGCGCAATTTCGGCGTGGCGCTGCTGGTGTTCGGCATCGTGCTGCTGGCCGGCGGCATCGTGCGCCATGTCCAGTTCGCGACGGAATTGCGGGATCGGCGCAAGATCATGACGGAGGATGGGCTGATTCACTCCGACAGCCGCTTCCCGATCTCGGTGACGCTGGTGATTGCGCTGTGTCTGCTGGCGCTGGCGCTGGCGGCGGTGCTGGGCATCGTCTTCAACATCGCCCTGCTGGGCTGA
- a CDS encoding 2Fe-2S iron-sulfur cluster-binding protein — protein MPKLIVVNRDGAEQTVEGDKGLSVMEVIRDHGFDELLALCGGCCSCATCHVYVDPAFADALPAMSEDENDLLDSSDHRNETSRLSCQVVLSDALDGLRVTIAPED, from the coding sequence ATGCCGAAGCTGATCGTGGTCAACCGTGATGGTGCCGAACAGACTGTTGAGGGGGACAAGGGTCTCTCGGTGATGGAAGTCATTCGCGACCATGGCTTTGACGAACTGCTCGCGCTGTGCGGCGGCTGCTGCTCCTGCGCGACCTGCCATGTCTATGTCGACCCGGCCTTTGCCGACGCCCTGCCGGCGATGAGCGAGGACGAGAATGACCTGCTCGACAGCAGCGATCATCGCAACGAGACCAGCCGCCTGTCCTGTCAGGTCGTACTGAGCGATGCGCTTGACGGCCTGCGCGTCACCATCGCGCCGGAAGACTGA
- a CDS encoding DUF4136 domain-containing protein, with amino-acid sequence MIRRIFVTGLLLALAGCATTPRVNYDADPAANFASYRSYSWASINVPQGMNPLLFQRVKASIDSALAARGYSQAEPGEFAIGFTLGARDRVEVTDFGPYATYYRPWGGWAGWGGYRNVDVRNVTDGTLTVDIYDTGTKQPVWHGTATQEVSRKSPDQATIDKAVTAVLANFPPPIKPN; translated from the coding sequence ATGATCAGGCGCATATTCGTCACGGGTCTGCTGCTGGCGCTGGCAGGCTGTGCCACCACGCCACGGGTCAATTATGATGCCGATCCCGCGGCCAATTTCGCCAGCTATCGCAGCTATAGCTGGGCGTCGATCAATGTGCCGCAGGGCATGAACCCATTGCTGTTCCAGCGGGTGAAGGCGTCGATCGACAGCGCGCTCGCGGCGCGCGGCTATAGCCAGGCTGAACCCGGCGAATTTGCCATCGGCTTCACCCTGGGCGCCCGCGATCGGGTGGAGGTGACCGATTTCGGTCCCTACGCCACCTATTATCGTCCCTGGGGCGGGTGGGCCGGCTGGGGCGGCTATCGCAATGTCGATGTGCGCAACGTGACCGACGGCACGCTGACGGTCGACATTTATGACACCGGGACGAAACAGCCGGTCTGGCACGGCACGGCCACGCAGGAGGTCAGCCGCAAGAGCCCCGACCAGGCGACAATCGACAAGGCGGTGACCGCCGTGCTCGCCAATTTCCCGCCGCCGATCAAGCCGAACTGA